The following are from one region of the Salicibibacter kimchii genome:
- a CDS encoding Na/Pi symporter: MDYSLLIMIVYIFIFLFGVALIRTGLGQSPPKHVRTLIVNSTLHPFAGFFVGFAVTALLQSSSAVMVLAVSLVAAGIIPFRQTIGIMLGSNVGTTLTLEILVFSGETLGLLSLTAGILCLLLRARKLFLPGTILCGVGCMFLAMDGMSAWGQELTGQGWSDWLLENEGMSAGTAVLGGTIIATLIQSSTATIAIGIQMYANAFIQLDHAIAIMMGANIGTCLTAVLAALGAKRGAMQTAVANVFLNIGGVLLFLPLIGIFSHIITTIAVDPAAQVAHASVIFNLICSLLVLPFVHPFASFIERLTGGKST, encoded by the coding sequence ATGGACTATTCACTGCTAATCATGATCGTATATATTTTCATTTTCCTTTTTGGTGTTGCACTTATTCGGACGGGCCTTGGCCAATCCCCCCCTAAACACGTGCGAACCCTAATTGTCAATAGCACGCTCCATCCATTTGCGGGCTTTTTCGTTGGCTTTGCGGTAACGGCACTGTTGCAAAGCAGCTCCGCTGTGATGGTACTGGCTGTCAGTCTTGTGGCAGCCGGTATTATCCCTTTCCGCCAAACCATTGGCATCATGCTTGGCAGTAATGTCGGAACCACCTTAACGCTTGAAATTCTTGTTTTTTCCGGGGAAACGCTTGGATTGTTATCACTGACAGCCGGTATCCTCTGTCTATTATTGAGGGCACGTAAGCTTTTTCTTCCGGGGACGATTCTTTGCGGGGTTGGCTGTATGTTTCTGGCAATGGATGGCATGAGTGCTTGGGGGCAGGAACTCACAGGACAAGGGTGGTCGGATTGGTTACTGGAAAACGAGGGAATGTCCGCGGGCACAGCCGTCCTAGGCGGAACCATCATCGCGACTCTTATTCAATCAAGCACGGCCACAATCGCTATCGGGATTCAAATGTATGCCAACGCCTTTATTCAATTGGACCATGCGATTGCCATTATGATGGGCGCCAATATCGGCACATGCCTCACAGCTGTCTTAGCCGCGCTCGGTGCCAAGCGCGGAGCCATGCAAACGGCAGTGGCCAATGTTTTCCTGAATATCGGAGGCGTCCTGCTGTTTTTGCCTTTGATTGGGATATTCTCACACATCATCACGACGATTGCGGTTGACCCAGCGGCACAAGTGGCTCATGCTTCTGTTATTTTTAACCTTATTTGCTCTTTGTTAGTGTTGCCGTTTGTCCATCCTTTCGCTTCGTTCATTGAACGTTTGACCGGGGGAAAATCGACGTAA
- the rpsU gene encoding 30S ribosomal protein S21 has protein sequence MAETRIRKNESLDSALRRFKKDVSKSGTLAEVRKRKHYEKPSVKRKKKSEAARKRK, from the coding sequence ATGGCTGAAACACGTATACGTAAAAATGAGTCACTCGATTCAGCTCTGCGTCGTTTTAAGAAAGACGTGTCCAAAAGTGGAACATTGGCCGAAGTTCGTAAACGGAAACATTATGAAAAGCCAAGCGTGAAACGAAAGAAAAAATCGGAAGCGGCTCGCAAACGAAAGTAA
- the prmA gene encoding 50S ribosomal protein L11 methyltransferase → MNWVEYRIHSTHEGADAVSHMLTEQGSNGIVVEDANDRNERPKRSDEMGQPSVEHLPMEGVVLKAYFPESEQKGDAIRTALAEVQQRSDLDMGDLTVDTEVVKEEDWEEAWKTYYEPIQVSKNLIITPSWKNVQRGTEEVVVELDPGMAFGTGAHATTILCLQALEHIVHEGAIVIDVGTGSGVLSIAAAKFGAGSVRAYDADEVAVNVAKENMAINQVEDKVTVRKSNLFSDIEGKSDIIVANLLADIIIRMAPDVKAHLTARGFLLVSGIIEDKKTEVSKALEKEGFVVVETREQEDWTAILLQRGD, encoded by the coding sequence ATGAACTGGGTCGAATATCGCATACATTCCACCCATGAGGGCGCTGATGCAGTCTCTCATATGCTGACGGAACAAGGATCGAATGGCATAGTCGTGGAGGATGCAAACGATCGAAATGAACGTCCGAAACGATCCGATGAGATGGGACAGCCGTCCGTTGAACATTTGCCAATGGAAGGCGTTGTGTTAAAAGCTTATTTTCCTGAAAGTGAACAAAAAGGTGATGCTATTCGAACGGCCCTAGCTGAGGTACAGCAGCGATCAGATCTCGATATGGGAGATTTAACTGTCGATACCGAAGTGGTCAAAGAAGAGGACTGGGAAGAAGCGTGGAAAACGTATTATGAACCGATCCAAGTTTCTAAAAACCTGATTATTACCCCATCTTGGAAAAACGTGCAACGGGGAACGGAGGAAGTCGTCGTTGAGCTCGACCCGGGGATGGCATTTGGAACAGGTGCTCACGCGACCACAATTCTTTGCTTACAAGCGCTTGAACATATCGTTCATGAAGGGGCCATCGTGATTGATGTAGGCACAGGCTCAGGTGTACTGAGTATCGCGGCTGCCAAATTCGGGGCAGGTTCCGTACGTGCCTATGATGCGGATGAAGTGGCGGTTAACGTTGCGAAGGAAAATATGGCCATCAATCAAGTCGAAGATAAAGTGACCGTGAGGAAAAGCAATTTATTTTCCGATATAGAAGGGAAGAGCGATATCATAGTGGCCAATTTACTGGCTGATATCATCATTCGAATGGCCCCGGATGTAAAGGCTCACCTTACCGCTCGTGGATTTCTGCTCGTCTCCGGCATTATCGAGGATAAAAAAACGGAGGTGAGCAAAGCATTGGAAAAAGAAGGATTTGTCGTTGTGGAAACTCGAGAGCAGGAAGATTGGACAGCCATTTTATTACAAAGGGGAGACTAG
- the yqfC gene encoding sporulation protein YqfC, whose translation MKRLSRHINKWLTKGMEVPADVTMGVPRVTMIGHLHVYIENHRGIISFTPQRILVRLSEGKLEVKGEDLFIKAILPEELVLEGTIEQVTHLGER comes from the coding sequence GTGAAGCGACTGTCAAGACATATCAACAAGTGGTTGACGAAAGGGATGGAAGTACCGGCAGATGTCACGATGGGTGTGCCGAGGGTAACGATGATCGGTCATCTGCATGTTTATATAGAAAATCACCGCGGCATTATTTCTTTTACTCCTCAACGCATACTCGTCCGTCTTTCCGAAGGGAAGTTGGAAGTTAAAGGGGAAGATTTGTTTATTAAGGCTATTTTGCCTGAAGAGTTGGTTCTTGAAGGAACGATCGAGCAAGTCACACATTTGGGGGAGAGGTGA
- the floA gene encoding flotillin-like protein FloA (flotillin-like protein involved in membrane lipid rafts) has translation MPTEIIALVAIAIVVIVLGILFTFIPVGLWIAAWAANVRIGIFQLVGMRLRRIVPKRVVNPLVKAKKAGLDLKLNKLEGHYLAGGNVDRVVNALIAAHRANIELTFERAAAIDLAGRDVLEAVQMSVNPKVIETPFIAGVAMDGIEIKAKSRITVRANIDRLVGGAGEETIIARVGEGIVSTIGSSENHKAVLENPDMISQTVLSKGLDSGTAFEILSIDIADIDIGKNIGAELQTDQAEADKKIAQAKAEERRAMAVAQEQEMNARVEEMRARVVEAEAEVPQAMAEALRSGNLGVMDYYNLQNVEADTDMRKNIGKATNDNEDNTGDPHQDIDR, from the coding sequence GTGCCAACAGAAATCATTGCGCTCGTAGCGATTGCCATTGTCGTTATCGTTCTCGGGATTCTCTTTACGTTTATTCCGGTCGGTTTATGGATTGCTGCCTGGGCAGCTAATGTAAGGATCGGGATTTTCCAACTGGTCGGCATGCGTTTGCGGCGAATTGTACCCAAGCGTGTCGTCAATCCGTTGGTAAAGGCTAAAAAAGCAGGTTTGGATTTGAAATTGAACAAATTGGAAGGTCACTATTTGGCAGGGGGGAATGTCGACCGTGTCGTCAACGCTTTAATCGCCGCTCACCGTGCCAATATTGAATTGACATTTGAGCGTGCAGCAGCGATTGACCTCGCCGGGCGTGACGTCCTCGAGGCCGTTCAAATGAGTGTTAACCCGAAAGTGATTGAGACACCTTTCATCGCCGGGGTTGCGATGGACGGGATTGAAATTAAAGCGAAATCCCGAATTACCGTGCGTGCCAATATTGACCGCCTCGTTGGGGGCGCCGGTGAAGAAACGATTATTGCTCGTGTGGGCGAAGGGATTGTTTCCACGATTGGTTCCAGCGAAAATCACAAGGCAGTGCTTGAAAATCCGGACATGATCTCGCAAACGGTTTTAAGTAAAGGGCTTGATTCCGGTACAGCGTTTGAGATTCTTTCCATCGACATTGCCGATATCGATATCGGCAAAAATATCGGTGCTGAATTGCAGACAGATCAAGCTGAAGCTGATAAAAAGATTGCACAGGCAAAAGCCGAAGAACGCCGTGCCATGGCTGTAGCGCAAGAACAAGAAATGAATGCACGCGTAGAAGAAATGCGCGCCAGAGTTGTTGAGGCAGAAGCAGAAGTGCCGCAAGCGATGGCTGAAGCCTTGCGTTCCGGGAATCTGGGGGTTATGGATTACTACAATTTGCAGAATGTGGAAGCCGATACCGATATGAGGAAGAATATCGGAAAAGCGACCAACGATAATGAAGACAATACCGGGGATCCCCACCAAGATATTGATCGATAA
- the dnaK gene encoding molecular chaperone DnaK, with protein MGKTIGIDLGTTNSVVAVMEGGEPVVIPNPEGNRTTPSVVAFKDGERQVGEIAKRQAITNENTVQSIKRHMGTDYTVEIEGKKYTPQEISAILLQKLKSDAESYLGEDVTKAVITTPAYFNDSQRQATKDAGTIAGLEVERIVNEPTAASLAYGLEKEEDQTILVYDLGGGTFDVSVLELGDGFFEVKSTSGDNELGGDDFDQVIIDYMVSEFKKENGIDLEQDKMAMQRLKDTAEKAKKELSGVAQAQLSLPFITADASGPKHLEMTMSRAQFEEGASQLVERTMGPARRAIQDSGVNASDIDKVILVGGSTRIPAVQEAIKGLTGKDPHKGVNPDEVVSLGAAVQAGVLAGDVQDVVLLDVTPLSLGIETMGGVFTKLIDRNTTIPTSQSQVFSTAADNQSSVDIHVLQGEREMANDNKTLGRFQLTDIPAAPRGVPQIEVTFDIDANGIVNVRAKDKGTNKEQSITITSSSGLSEEEIEDMVKQAEENAEADKAKKEEAELRNEADQLIFTVDKTIKDLGENVDESEKQNAEDAKSKLQEALNGTDLEAIRTAKDELEQLVHSLSQKMYEQMAEQAQEAQGEDQGQSQEEDVVDADYEEVDDESDDQQNKA; from the coding sequence ATGGGTAAAACAATCGGGATTGACTTAGGAACAACGAATTCAGTCGTAGCGGTAATGGAAGGCGGGGAGCCGGTCGTTATCCCCAACCCTGAAGGGAACCGTACAACGCCTTCGGTTGTTGCATTTAAAGATGGAGAAAGACAAGTCGGCGAAATTGCCAAACGGCAAGCTATTACAAATGAGAACACCGTTCAGTCCATTAAGCGTCATATGGGCACCGACTACACGGTAGAAATTGAAGGGAAAAAATATACACCGCAAGAAATTTCCGCCATTCTCTTGCAAAAGTTAAAATCGGATGCTGAAAGCTACCTAGGCGAAGATGTGACAAAAGCAGTTATTACCACTCCGGCTTATTTTAATGATTCTCAGCGACAAGCAACGAAAGACGCCGGCACGATCGCAGGGCTGGAAGTTGAGCGGATTGTCAATGAACCGACAGCGGCTTCTCTTGCTTATGGTCTGGAAAAAGAAGAAGATCAAACTATCCTCGTCTATGACCTTGGTGGCGGGACGTTTGACGTTTCCGTTCTTGAACTTGGCGATGGCTTTTTCGAAGTGAAGTCAACGTCCGGCGATAATGAACTCGGCGGGGACGATTTCGACCAGGTGATCATCGACTACATGGTCTCCGAGTTTAAAAAAGAAAACGGCATTGACCTTGAACAAGACAAAATGGCGATGCAAAGGTTAAAAGACACGGCGGAAAAAGCGAAAAAAGAACTTTCCGGTGTAGCTCAGGCTCAACTTTCCTTGCCGTTTATCACCGCAGACGCTTCAGGTCCAAAACACTTGGAAATGACCATGTCGAGAGCGCAATTTGAAGAGGGTGCTTCTCAACTGGTAGAAAGAACGATGGGACCCGCGCGCCGTGCGATTCAGGATTCTGGCGTGAACGCTTCGGATATTGATAAGGTTATTCTCGTCGGTGGTTCCACGCGAATTCCGGCTGTCCAAGAAGCGATCAAAGGATTAACGGGCAAGGATCCGCATAAAGGGGTTAACCCGGATGAGGTCGTTTCGCTCGGTGCTGCAGTGCAAGCAGGTGTACTCGCCGGAGATGTTCAGGACGTTGTGCTATTGGACGTTACCCCGTTATCCCTCGGAATCGAGACAATGGGCGGTGTGTTTACGAAGCTGATTGACCGCAACACAACCATTCCGACCAGCCAGTCGCAAGTATTCTCGACCGCTGCCGATAACCAATCGTCCGTTGACATTCACGTCCTGCAAGGCGAGCGTGAAATGGCGAACGATAATAAAACGCTCGGCCGTTTCCAACTAACGGACATTCCGGCAGCTCCGCGCGGTGTGCCGCAAATCGAAGTTACGTTTGACATCGACGCGAACGGCATCGTAAATGTCCGGGCAAAAGATAAAGGAACAAACAAAGAACAATCGATCACGATTACATCTTCCTCCGGGCTTTCCGAGGAAGAAATCGAAGACATGGTTAAGCAGGCAGAAGAAAATGCCGAGGCCGACAAGGCGAAGAAAGAAGAAGCGGAACTTCGCAATGAAGCGGACCAATTGATTTTCACCGTCGACAAGACGATCAAAGACTTGGGAGAAAACGTAGACGAGTCGGAGAAACAAAATGCGGAAGACGCGAAAAGCAAGTTGCAGGAAGCCTTAAACGGCACGGACCTTGAAGCCATCCGCACTGCGAAAGATGAATTGGAACAGCTTGTGCATTCCCTCTCCCAAAAAATGTATGAGCAAATGGCTGAGCAGGCACAAGAAGCCCAAGGGGAAGATCAAGGCCAATCCCAGGAAGAAGACGTCGTTGATGCCGATTATGAAGAAGTAGACGACGAAAGCGACGATCAACAAAATAAGGCATAG
- the mtaB gene encoding tRNA (N(6)-L-threonylcarbamoyladenosine(37)-C(2))-methylthiotransferase MtaB, with amino-acid sequence MSTVAFHTLGCKVNHYETEAIWQLFEHAGYEQAESSADVYVINTCTVTNTGDKKSRQAIRRCIRQNPDAVICVTGCYAQTSPAEVMDIPGVDIVVGTQDRSKMIGYIEAFKHSREPINGVSNIMKTRVYEELDVPAFTDRTRASLKIQEGCNNFCTFCIIPWARGLLRSRQPEDVLKQARQLVSAGYKEIVLTGIHTAGYGEDFKDYNFATLLRELEQVEGLKRLRISSIEASQITDEVVDVVRNSDTIVNHFHIPLQAGSDTVLKRMRRKYTTAYYKERVQRLKDIFPDLAITTDVIVGFPGETEEEFRETYHFVRDLQFSEIHVFPYSKRTGTPAARREDQVDEDVKKQRVQQLISLSDQLAKDYASKHEGEVLEMIPEEADKEDPDSGMYIGYTSNYLKVKVPASVDMVGKIVRVKIVKAGYPYNEAEFIRVLEDAEKTQYVQA; translated from the coding sequence ATGTCTACCGTAGCTTTCCATACACTCGGATGTAAAGTGAATCATTATGAAACCGAAGCCATTTGGCAGTTATTTGAACATGCAGGGTACGAACAAGCGGAGTCGAGCGCGGATGTATATGTGATTAACACATGTACTGTGACGAATACAGGGGATAAAAAAAGCCGCCAAGCGATTCGCCGTTGTATTCGTCAAAATCCAGATGCCGTTATTTGTGTCACCGGCTGTTATGCGCAAACCTCTCCGGCGGAAGTGATGGACATCCCGGGTGTGGATATCGTTGTAGGAACACAAGATCGTTCAAAGATGATCGGATACATCGAAGCTTTCAAACACTCGCGTGAGCCGATTAATGGCGTGAGCAACATTATGAAAACACGCGTCTATGAAGAATTGGATGTGCCCGCGTTTACCGACCGCACACGTGCGAGCTTAAAAATTCAAGAAGGCTGCAATAACTTCTGCACGTTTTGCATCATCCCGTGGGCGCGCGGGTTATTACGCTCCAGGCAACCAGAGGACGTTTTGAAACAAGCCCGCCAGCTCGTTTCCGCAGGCTATAAGGAAATCGTCCTTACAGGCATTCACACAGCCGGTTACGGCGAGGACTTTAAAGACTACAATTTTGCGACGCTGTTACGCGAACTCGAACAGGTCGAAGGTTTGAAACGCCTGCGAATCTCTTCCATTGAAGCAAGCCAAATCACCGATGAAGTGGTAGACGTTGTGCGCAATTCCGACACCATTGTCAACCATTTTCATATCCCGCTCCAAGCAGGTTCGGATACCGTGCTTAAACGGATGAGAAGAAAATATACAACCGCTTATTACAAAGAACGGGTGCAACGCTTGAAAGATATTTTTCCTGATTTGGCCATTACAACCGATGTTATCGTCGGTTTTCCCGGGGAGACAGAAGAAGAATTCAGGGAAACGTATCATTTTGTTCGCGATTTACAGTTCTCGGAGATTCACGTTTTCCCGTATTCAAAACGGACAGGGACACCGGCGGCCCGCAGAGAGGACCAAGTTGATGAAGACGTTAAAAAACAACGGGTTCAGCAACTCATTAGCCTCTCTGATCAATTGGCAAAAGATTACGCTTCAAAACATGAAGGGGAAGTGCTCGAGATGATCCCCGAAGAAGCAGATAAAGAAGATCCGGATAGTGGAATGTATATCGGTTATACGAGCAACTATTTGAAAGTGAAAGTGCCGGCTTCCGTGGATATGGTCGGCAAGATTGTACGGGTGAAAATCGTAAAAGCCGGTTACCCATACAATGAAGCGGAGTTCATTCGAGTGCTTGAAGACGCAGAAAAAACTCAATATGTACAAGCTTAA
- a CDS encoding NfeD family protein: MGKHVRILFFLFLLMAAGMMMPFFSSAQSDDATVHFVPVEQTVESGLEAFLDRSITEATEEGTDHIVLEIDTPGGAVDAAGNIAEIIQNAEVPITAYVTDDALSAGAYIALNADNIVMVPDAQMGSAAVVDGSGNTAGNKAQSVWVSEMETAAQSSDHDRDPEYAKAMADPEEPLTMNAEQALDVGYAEEIVTDREEVLAFLGLQGADQVESEVSLAEQLTRWVTNPMIIPILLTVGGVGLLMELFTPGFGLPGLVGLGSLGLFFFGHLFAGFAGMEAIILLILGLILIGVEIVFTGFGIFGLMGLGSIIGSIFMASFDTTQILFSVFIAMVVIVIATILLFKYFGKIGFMQKLVLQNASEAAEDGNETVTDDAFIGQIGRSLTPLRPSGLMVLAGEHYDVVTDGVYVEADRDVQVISVSGPRIVVRAAK, translated from the coding sequence ATGGGGAAACATGTACGCATCTTATTTTTCCTGTTTTTGCTAATGGCGGCAGGGATGATGATGCCGTTTTTCTCTAGTGCACAAAGCGATGACGCCACCGTTCATTTCGTTCCTGTGGAGCAGACGGTTGAAAGCGGATTAGAAGCATTTCTTGACCGTTCGATCACGGAGGCAACGGAAGAAGGGACCGATCACATTGTCCTGGAAATAGACACACCTGGCGGAGCTGTTGACGCGGCCGGAAATATTGCAGAGATTATCCAGAATGCAGAAGTTCCCATTACGGCCTACGTCACTGACGATGCCTTGTCGGCAGGGGCCTATATTGCGCTAAATGCCGATAACATTGTGATGGTCCCGGACGCACAAATGGGTTCAGCAGCCGTCGTAGACGGATCAGGAAATACAGCCGGGAATAAAGCTCAATCCGTTTGGGTGTCAGAGATGGAAACTGCCGCCCAAAGCAGTGACCATGATCGCGATCCGGAATATGCCAAAGCAATGGCTGATCCGGAGGAACCGCTGACAATGAATGCGGAACAGGCGCTTGATGTCGGCTATGCCGAGGAGATCGTTACCGATCGTGAAGAAGTCTTGGCTTTTTTGGGATTGCAAGGCGCTGATCAAGTCGAATCCGAAGTGAGCCTCGCTGAACAATTGACACGCTGGGTGACAAACCCGATGATTATTCCGATATTGCTGACCGTAGGAGGCGTCGGTTTACTCATGGAGTTGTTCACACCCGGGTTTGGATTGCCAGGGCTAGTCGGGCTTGGCTCGTTGGGACTGTTTTTCTTTGGCCATTTATTTGCCGGATTTGCAGGCATGGAAGCGATAATTTTGCTCATCCTCGGTTTGATTTTAATCGGTGTAGAGATTGTTTTTACCGGTTTTGGTATATTTGGATTGATGGGGCTTGGATCCATTATCGGAAGTATATTCATGGCCTCGTTTGACACAACACAAATTCTATTCTCTGTCTTCATTGCCATGGTCGTGATCGTCATCGCCACGATATTGCTGTTTAAGTATTTTGGTAAAATCGGATTTATGCAAAAACTTGTATTGCAGAATGCCTCGGAAGCTGCCGAAGATGGAAACGAAACGGTTACAGATGATGCATTCATCGGCCAAATCGGCCGATCTTTAACCCCTTTGCGTCCTTCAGGGTTGATGGTGCTTGCCGGGGAACATTACGATGTCGTCACGGACGGCGTTTACGTGGAAGCGGACCGTGATGTGCAAGTCATATCTGTTTCCGGTCCACGTATTGTTGTAAGGGCTGCTAAATAA
- a CDS encoding RsmE family RNA methyltransferase, giving the protein MQRYFVSDDQWSANTVIVKGEQAHHISRVMRMSSGNVIICINDQGEAAYCRITQAEPDHVTCRIEENVSSDPELPVHITVAQSDLKADKYEWVVQKSTELGVGTITSFPADHSVVKWDEKKSAKRIARFQKITRESAEQSERLKIPVIERKSSLDEVLKEGQPYDHKWIMSERSAREGNHHTLDDALRQLQRSERILLVFGPEGGFSTREHQTAIDLGCKPVSLGARILRAETAPLATLAMLVYQVELKR; this is encoded by the coding sequence ATGCAGCGCTACTTCGTGTCCGATGACCAATGGTCGGCCAATACAGTGATAGTAAAAGGAGAACAAGCCCACCATATTTCTCGCGTGATGCGCATGTCTTCCGGAAATGTTATCATTTGTATAAATGATCAAGGCGAGGCAGCGTATTGCCGGATAACGCAAGCGGAACCGGATCACGTCACGTGCAGGATCGAAGAGAACGTATCTTCTGATCCCGAACTCCCGGTACATATTACCGTGGCTCAAAGTGATTTAAAAGCCGACAAATATGAATGGGTTGTGCAAAAGAGCACAGAATTGGGCGTTGGTACCATTACCAGTTTTCCCGCGGATCATTCCGTCGTCAAGTGGGATGAAAAAAAAAGCGCGAAAAGGATCGCTCGTTTTCAAAAAATTACTCGGGAATCGGCCGAGCAATCGGAACGTCTTAAAATCCCTGTGATTGAGCGAAAATCGTCACTGGATGAGGTGTTAAAAGAAGGACAGCCATACGACCATAAATGGATCATGTCCGAACGAAGCGCCAGAGAGGGCAATCACCATACCCTTGATGATGCGTTGCGCCAGCTGCAACGCTCAGAACGTATTTTGCTCGTTTTCGGGCCTGAAGGCGGCTTTTCAACCCGCGAACACCAAACGGCTATAGACTTAGGCTGTAAGCCGGTGAGTTTGGGTGCAAGAATTTTACGTGCGGAAACGGCCCCGCTGGCCACGCTTGCTATGTTGGTTTATCAAGTGGAATTAAAGAGGTGA
- the dnaJ gene encoding molecular chaperone DnaJ — MSKRDFYEVLGVDENASADEIKKSYRKLARKYHPDVNSEPGAEEKFKEVKEAYDTLSDPQKKANYDQFGHADPNQGFGGGGDFGGSGFGDIFDMFFGGGGRRDPNAPRQGADLQYTMTLEFKEAIFGKDTEIEIPREETCQTCTGSGAKPGTNPDTCGRCGGSGQLNIEQNTPFGRVVNRRVCDQCEGAGKIIKEKCKTCVGAGKVKKRKTVRVNIPAGIDHGLQLRQAGHGEAGANGGPPGDLFIVINVKPHEFFERDGDDIRCEMPLTFSQAALGDEIEVPALEGKVKIKVPTGTQTGRSFRLRGKGAPNVHGRGTGDQIVTIRVITPKKLNDRQKELLKEFAEESGEEVDEHSSNFFDKVKRAFRGD; from the coding sequence ATGAGCAAACGGGACTTCTACGAAGTACTCGGGGTCGATGAAAATGCGTCTGCGGATGAGATAAAAAAATCGTACCGTAAATTGGCGCGCAAATATCATCCCGATGTCAATAGTGAACCTGGCGCCGAGGAAAAATTCAAGGAAGTAAAAGAGGCTTATGATACGCTGAGCGACCCGCAAAAGAAAGCAAATTATGACCAATTCGGACACGCCGATCCGAATCAAGGATTTGGCGGCGGCGGAGACTTTGGCGGCAGTGGCTTTGGAGATATCTTCGATATGTTTTTCGGAGGCGGTGGACGCCGTGATCCGAATGCGCCGCGCCAGGGAGCAGATTTACAATATACGATGACCTTGGAATTTAAAGAAGCTATCTTTGGCAAGGACACCGAGATTGAAATCCCGCGGGAAGAAACATGCCAGACATGTACCGGTTCAGGGGCAAAACCGGGTACAAACCCTGACACATGTGGTCGATGTGGCGGCAGCGGTCAGTTGAATATTGAACAAAACACGCCGTTCGGTCGTGTCGTCAACCGTCGGGTTTGCGATCAATGCGAAGGCGCGGGCAAAATTATTAAAGAAAAATGTAAAACGTGCGTTGGAGCAGGAAAAGTAAAGAAACGAAAAACGGTACGCGTGAACATTCCGGCGGGCATCGATCATGGACTGCAACTACGTCAAGCAGGACACGGAGAAGCAGGTGCGAACGGTGGCCCTCCCGGAGATTTGTTTATTGTCATAAATGTGAAGCCGCATGAATTTTTCGAGCGGGATGGCGATGATATTCGTTGCGAAATGCCGTTGACATTTTCCCAGGCAGCGCTTGGGGACGAAATCGAAGTTCCAGCACTGGAAGGGAAAGTGAAAATTAAAGTTCCCACCGGCACACAAACAGGCCGAAGTTTCCGATTGCGTGGCAAAGGAGCCCCTAATGTTCATGGCCGTGGCACGGGGGATCAGATCGTTACCATTCGCGTGATCACTCCGAAGAAATTAAATGATCGACAGAAGGAACTGTTGAAAGAGTTCGCTGAAGAAAGCGGCGAAGAAGTGGATGAGCATAGCAGCAATTTTTTTGATAAAGTAAAGCGTGCATTTCGAGGAGATTGA